The genomic interval GATGTTGATCTGCCCAATCGCCGCGGGCTGGAAGACGCCCGCCGGAATGATATGAGTGAGCCCGGCCGCCAGCGTGACCATCATGGAGCCTCGGCGGTGCAGGAAGAAGGTGTCGCCTTCCGGTGCGCGCCGAATCGTCAGGGTGTTGATGCTCGGAAGGATCGGCCGGCGGCCGGTATCGAACAGGTCATCGACCCTGCGGCGGAAGGGAAGGCTATCGAGCTCGACCTTCCCGCGCTGCGCCGAGATCCAGGCCGCAGCCGTCTCGTGAGCGATCACTTCGCATACATCCACCATGTCGAAGTATGTGGTCAACCCGAAGGACATTCGTGCCCTATCCTCGTCGAACGAGGCATCCAGCAGCCGGTACGACGTGCGATTCTCGAACAGAGATGGCTTCGCGATCGCTCTGATCGCCTGGCTGTAGCGGCCGAACCGTTCTCCATTCAAACGCCGTGGACGATAGGGCGCCGACTCGGCTTCACCACCGTTCAGTTCGGGCAGCGCAGCGTTCTCCTCGAAGGTGAGCGTGACCGCGTCCAAGTCGAGCGGTTCTGCCGCCATCCAGCCCGGCCGCGTGATGCACGTCGTACCCTCGATTGGTAGAACATCCCAGTACAGCCGGGACGCAACCGCAGTCAGTGCGTGACGGTTGCGGTTCAACGTCTGCCGGACCAGGCGCCACTGCGTGACCTCTTCGTCTCGCTCCGCTTGCGCCACGTCAGCCGCACGCATCAACCCGAACGTCTCTGGCGGTAGATCCATCGCCTCCGCGAAAAGCCGAAGCTGATCGACATCCCGGCAGGATCTTGTTCCGTTGAGGTACTTCGACACCAGCGTTCGGTCAACTCCCAGAACGCGTGCCATCTCCTCATGTGTCGACAACCCGTGCGCTTGCATGTAGGCCCGCAACACATCAGCCAAACGGGACTCGTGCTTGGTTTGCGACA from Nocardia higoensis carries:
- a CDS encoding helix-turn-helix domain-containing protein; amino-acid sequence: MSQTKHESRLADVLRAYMQAHGLSTHEEMARVLGVDRTLVSKYLNGTRSCRDVDQLRLFAEAMDLPPETFGLMRAADVAQAERDEEVTQWRLVRQTLNRNRHALTAVASRLYWDVLPIEGTTCITRPGWMAAEPLDLDAVTLTFEENAALPELNGGEAESAPYRPRRLNGERFGRYSQAIRAIAKPSLFENRTSYRLLDASFDEDRARMSFGLTTYFDMVDVCEVIAHETAAAWISAQRGKVELDSLPFRRRVDDLFDTGRRPILPSINTLTIRRAPEGDTFFLHRRGSMMVTLAAGLTHIIPAGVFQPAAIGQINIARDFDLWRNMLREFSEEFLDSPEHDGSSGTPVDYDTEPFRTLSEGRRTGKVRAWCFGIGIDPLAPAGEILTTVVVDSEVFDSAFPQLAPQNSEGELYPSDPGTVGIAWTGTNVRRALNREPLAAAAAACLSLTWKYRDLLLP